Genomic DNA from Ilyobacter polytropus DSM 2926:
TAAGGTCCGATTTTTACTCCGTCCTCAAGTACAGCCCCTTCTGCTATAATTGCTGTCTCGTGTATCTCAACCAATTTATTTCCTCCTATTTGTCCATGATAGTGAAGGTAAATGATGCCTCTGTGACAACTTTTCCATCAACCTTTGCCACTGCATGTGCTTTTACTATGTTTCTTCTCAGTTTATTTACGTTACACTCATACACGATCTGGTCTCCAGGTCTTACAGGAGCTTTAAATTTTACATTTTCAATAGCTGCGAAATAAGGCACCTGGCTTCCATTTGGCTCCATTACAAGTACACCTAGACACTGTGCCATTCCTTCTACAATAAGTACTCCCGGCATAATAGGATGCCCAGGAAAATGTCCGTTAAAAAAATCTTCATTTATAGTTACATTTTTAATTCCTACTATTTTAAGTTCCTCTTTAT
This window encodes:
- the fabZ gene encoding 3-hydroxyacyl-ACP dehydratase FabZ, whose product is MLNVMEIMERIPHRYPFLLVDKIVELDKEELKIVGIKNVTINEDFFNGHFPGHPIMPGVLIVEGMAQCLGVLVMEPNGSQVPYFAAIENVKFKAPVRPGDQIVYECNVNKLRRNIVKAHAVAKVDGKVVTEASFTFTIMDK